A single genomic interval of Deltaproteobacteria bacterium harbors:
- a CDS encoding tetratricopeptide repeat protein: protein MNADIQRMLETLRDHPQDREVLGSLASLLEQPAVSSTEVPAQLDASREHHRALGEWAVVLGLVELELRICSDPGRRVELLRQKGRVLKDELLDEEGAIRTFEQVLALQPEDAKAQEDLAHIRLVRENWEKIAAKYVEEAQDATDRQLATSLFVAAAEVLWCRLPDSPRVEEYLRRALEVDPRSRKASAHLERWLRQAGRFKEVAELLEQRASVAVSREERVSAFLAAGELWGSELRQADSAADYFRRALALDPANPRALRHLVGVLTAQEAWPQLVRVYEDALRAQPRGETEAGTLLQIGQIYGRKLGELDKAEEYFRRVRKLDPAQPVMLEFYREWYRHKGEPAKVLALLDAAQRAVTDVARRTEIVRQMAEVAEQEGGNLEKAIDLWKGLQRADPRSSDASKALRRLYRRTSPPKWNALRELLKDEIDALGEGQTEEKIRLLFEVVEIYRDHLKLDVMVINTYHAILALKPDHAEALAALAEKYETMGRWNDLIALLQRRKELEWDVARRIELLHRIAAIWVERLGNQGQATVPLQEILSLDPTEERASGQLRQIYEKRRSWRQLLDLLRAEAAHRDPTGRRALQREMAHLAAERIGDVGEAIQVWNEVLADDASDEEALRALGELYRREERWPAYAEVLHRQLESAGANEGQAVLLLERLGDLYAHHLEAPGNAMATWKALLALRPSHGPALASLRELLVRERRWEELEEFLGERGQYGELAEALTVAADRSEDAELKVRLYRRVGQLCQVQLKSAERAIKAYERVLAVDPEHVEVCEILVPLYQAGAKWGRLLSTYETLLQHAAEESEQLRLLGEIRQLCERQLGSKQLAFHAAARAFALTPDDAAAKAELERLAVDSDAWEELLDVYQRQLDGAREAPQQRVWLRQLAELAGNRLRRPELAEQFYRRLLAASPEDRGCLAALEQIYSSTQRWVELVEVCERQAAAETAVRTRVDLLFKVAYLQEERLGDPLAAIRTYQAIAAVDPANLRALKALERLHQVRGSWPELVEVLGRELEHATGKDAKVDLHYRMGEILANSLGDRAKAIQAYAEALALDPVHRGTVVALEAQLGAPGDHQVIVARLLRPFYDRTEEWPKLVRVVQTLLEGERDPAERLNLLKRLQSLYTRRLDQPEGAFEMGLEILVLDPADTENRRELAALADRLGRHEAHALALAEVLATLDAQRSALELPLRWELAQVFDDKLGKPERAEPELRRILVLHPIDAAASTQLERILRDGARWGEVRDLLHQRLEVAEALAARREILIQLCALNEDALGDTDAAIGTYEALLRLSPDHAPALRALQRLYREAGRWSELDELLGRETELASDPQVIDELRFRRAEVRVTKLGNAAGAVELLEAVLARDPEHDGTLALLEGLLGEPGLEERVARALERAFEHRKEWEKLVAVLLLRRGLSADRHEVLELLARAAALQEDQLGNHEAAFATLQQAVLLEPTRPEFRQGVDRLATQLGRFEEAAETWRKSVELVPVEDLTLRGELLASLGYLEEERLGQPDRARATFERLLALDPDHLPTAQPAAAALVRLYERSAQWVRLVEVLGMQLRWAEDAATRCELLQRMAQVQEEMQRDPDRAIETYRQLLDEDPANERALDALERLYTAAHRYRDLIEILRRRVERASPEARRGLWVRIAELWEHQLGDRDEATAAYLTILDAFPTDVPSLSALARLYRVAQGWLDLLEMIERLIPLVPEEERLALHLQAAALQHRELANPGAAIDRYRKILELAPDNEPARLALEELLEEPACGATVAEILADLYARRQRVADLIRIRELQAQRAEHGERVRMLRSVAAIYEEQLEDLPRAFEAYQRALRASVSEGELPAAVREVRRLGSQLERWSELVEVVEGILPEVLDAELQRELRLEVAALARDRLGDSARARQHFLQVLESEPGHAGALTSLEELYQAQGQWEALYEVLQRKLELEAGSEARIELLLRAAVLCRDALSRPSAAIAEYERVLELEPNHSGALEALDPLYAGEGRWQDLAALLERRIPRATDPERQVALTLRLAKLRAEELADPAQALRAYRDVLRLDPDRGPAVAAVEAYLEDAELRAEAARVLEPLYAARQQWPSLIRIYEIRLAAAEDAEARLALATRVAQLYEEQLEDLDGAFVWYGKVFLDRPEDHSLRDQLIRLAGILDRWRELAEVFGRYLEQVEHPTDHSRTITLLVGMIFEERLQEWEPARDFYQRMWRHDRTDVEAFGQLERLLTRFDRWHELLELYREAADDALDPGLRRELILKVARVWEEALENLPEAIEAYRSVLEQDEQDPEPLAALDRLYTQTGRFEDLCALLQRQLEFERDPVILVERKYRLGTIHEQKLRDLPTAIDFYEEVLARNRDHLPAIAALERLVLDRDQRFRIAQILEPVYRAQDEWAKLVVIYDAQLEFIDDRDRRVELLKEIARLHEERGGFVELAFRALARAFEEQFGDEGLLAGLERLAARLGNWGELVALLDRGAAGDHDAELRAQIHARSAELREAYLGDKVQAVEAWRRVLAVREEDTRALDELVRLLDELERYDELVEILARKADVTVDGAAQRAVFARQAEVFEQKLSSPERAIEAWQKALAIEEDWPALEALDRLHTVTGNWARLVEICRRKLELGGRPEEERGLLLRMAETYETRLAQPAEAISSYATLVQRDPADRGALEALDRLYTQERQWVELLEILDLKTGLAGPSAEASGLTFRAGAVLWHELGDPGAAIDRFATVVAADPHHEAARDALEQLLQDEGHRGRVADVLETLYVRTGEMERLAAVLEARLRGTEEVGARLSLLRRLAELRELQLEDPRGAFGAYLRAFAEEPGDDRVRAEVARLAGSLGCHDERAAAYEERLTGVFDSVLGRTLHLEAAALAEERLGDLDAAERHYRAALECGGDELVPLRALDALLTRRERWAPLAEVLERLAPQVGGATEQAELLARLGRLRLEQLHEVPGAFAALRDALGRDPAHSQAAEVMERLLSHDAHRVAVLDVLEPIFEQARRFEKLVELLEVRLTTLAASEDRVGLLERIGWICEQELGQPARAMEALGRALACDPGNLHLLDELEALAVQLGQFAGLVELGRQLLAQGLEAEAARELGLRMASLCLDKVSDLAGAAEMFRDVLEVSPAHPTALGALERIYRATGETARLAEVLWQRSEAEYDVAPKRGLLAEVARLREAALDDPAGAIVAWRAILDLDEGDADAQEALARLYEQSKQWELFLEALERQIRYADQPARQVELRHRAAEAALTHFGDADRAVDFYRDVLDLDPDEPVALAALRRIYSEREDWSSVEEILLRQLEQRQGEAAQALRVELADLAERQGNLEGAAEQLQHVLRADPTSGVAWDRLEEVLRRAEKWRDAVELLRRRAEQLSLMDNEEAATQCLLAAARLYTQQLEDPEAAAGILESLLRQNPQHVGALSELARIYEAGQQWPRCLEILEQARALGPQAREAAELEHRLGRVRKELGEPAERVQAHYERALELDPENADAARDLEALARQRGDWARVASLLERRAEKEGAAGQLELFRELGRLYAERLGRPDAAAKALSRARELRPDDAEILAALAEAHIAANRLDEAAPLLQALIDKAGSRRNRSVARYHHFLGVIAERGGDLAGARTAYEQANRVDSTFAPTLVALGTLYMAHEEWEAARRIYRTMLLQNSDEGAGVSRSEVFYRLGRVHAALGETSKALGMYERGLEAEPGRADLQAAIAELKGR, encoded by the coding sequence ATGAACGCCGATATCCAGCGGATGCTCGAGACGTTGCGGGACCATCCTCAGGACCGCGAAGTGCTGGGCTCACTCGCGTCGCTACTCGAGCAGCCTGCGGTGAGCTCGACGGAGGTTCCGGCCCAGCTCGACGCGAGCCGCGAGCACCATCGCGCCCTCGGCGAGTGGGCGGTCGTGCTCGGCCTGGTGGAGCTGGAGCTCCGTATCTGCAGCGACCCCGGCCGCCGCGTGGAGCTCCTGCGGCAGAAGGGGCGCGTCCTCAAGGACGAGCTGCTCGACGAGGAGGGCGCCATTCGCACCTTCGAGCAGGTCCTCGCGCTCCAGCCGGAGGACGCGAAGGCGCAGGAGGACCTGGCCCACATCCGGCTCGTCCGGGAGAACTGGGAGAAGATCGCGGCCAAGTACGTCGAGGAGGCGCAGGACGCCACGGACCGCCAGCTGGCTACCTCGCTCTTCGTGGCGGCGGCGGAGGTCCTGTGGTGCCGGCTCCCTGATTCGCCTCGCGTGGAGGAGTACCTGCGGCGAGCCCTGGAGGTCGACCCGCGCAGCCGGAAGGCGAGCGCCCATCTGGAGCGCTGGCTGCGGCAGGCGGGGCGGTTCAAGGAGGTCGCTGAGCTCCTGGAGCAGCGGGCTTCCGTCGCGGTGAGTCGGGAGGAGCGCGTCTCGGCCTTTCTGGCGGCGGGCGAGCTGTGGGGCAGCGAGCTGCGGCAGGCGGACAGCGCGGCGGACTACTTCCGGCGGGCGCTGGCGCTCGACCCCGCCAACCCGCGCGCGCTGCGGCACCTCGTGGGTGTCTTGACGGCGCAGGAGGCCTGGCCTCAGCTCGTGAGGGTCTACGAGGACGCCCTGCGCGCTCAGCCTCGGGGCGAGACCGAAGCGGGGACCCTGCTGCAGATCGGCCAGATCTACGGACGAAAGCTGGGGGAGCTCGACAAGGCCGAGGAGTACTTCCGCAGGGTGCGCAAGCTGGATCCGGCGCAGCCCGTGATGCTCGAGTTCTACCGCGAGTGGTATCGACACAAGGGAGAGCCCGCGAAGGTGCTCGCGCTCCTGGATGCGGCGCAGCGGGCGGTCACCGACGTCGCGCGGCGGACGGAGATCGTGCGGCAGATGGCCGAGGTGGCGGAGCAAGAGGGGGGCAACCTCGAGAAGGCGATCGACCTCTGGAAGGGACTTCAGCGGGCCGACCCGCGGAGCTCCGACGCGTCGAAGGCGCTCCGACGGCTCTATCGTCGGACCTCTCCGCCGAAGTGGAACGCGCTGCGCGAGCTGCTGAAGGACGAGATCGACGCCCTCGGGGAGGGACAGACCGAGGAGAAGATCCGGCTGCTCTTCGAGGTGGTCGAGATCTATCGCGACCACCTGAAGCTGGACGTGATGGTGATCAACACCTATCACGCGATCCTGGCGCTGAAGCCCGATCACGCGGAGGCGCTCGCGGCACTGGCCGAGAAGTACGAGACGATGGGGCGCTGGAACGACCTCATCGCGCTCCTGCAGCGACGCAAGGAGCTCGAGTGGGACGTGGCCCGGCGCATCGAGCTTCTGCACCGGATCGCCGCGATCTGGGTCGAACGGCTCGGCAACCAGGGGCAAGCGACGGTTCCGCTGCAGGAGATCCTGAGCCTCGACCCGACGGAGGAGCGGGCCTCGGGGCAGCTCCGGCAGATCTACGAGAAGCGTCGCAGCTGGCGGCAGCTCCTCGATCTCTTGCGCGCCGAGGCGGCCCATCGCGATCCGACGGGGCGCCGGGCGCTGCAGCGGGAGATGGCCCACCTCGCGGCCGAGCGGATCGGCGACGTGGGAGAGGCGATCCAGGTCTGGAACGAGGTGCTCGCGGACGACGCGAGCGACGAGGAGGCCCTCCGCGCGCTCGGCGAGCTCTACCGTCGGGAAGAGCGCTGGCCGGCGTACGCCGAGGTGCTCCATCGGCAGCTCGAGTCGGCGGGCGCGAACGAAGGGCAGGCCGTGCTCCTCCTCGAGCGACTCGGGGACCTCTACGCGCATCACCTGGAGGCGCCGGGAAACGCGATGGCGACCTGGAAGGCGCTGCTCGCGCTGCGGCCGAGCCACGGGCCGGCGCTCGCGTCGCTGCGGGAGCTCCTCGTGCGCGAGCGGCGCTGGGAGGAGCTGGAGGAATTCCTCGGGGAGAGGGGACAGTACGGGGAGCTCGCGGAGGCTCTCACGGTTGCCGCCGACCGATCCGAGGACGCCGAGCTGAAGGTGCGGCTCTATCGACGGGTGGGGCAGCTCTGCCAGGTGCAGCTCAAGAGCGCCGAGCGGGCGATCAAGGCCTACGAGCGCGTCCTGGCGGTGGATCCCGAGCACGTGGAGGTCTGCGAGATCCTCGTGCCGCTCTATCAGGCGGGCGCCAAGTGGGGGCGCCTGCTCTCCACCTACGAGACGCTCTTGCAGCACGCGGCCGAGGAGTCGGAGCAGCTGCGGTTGCTGGGCGAGATCCGTCAGCTCTGTGAGCGACAGCTGGGATCCAAACAGCTCGCCTTTCACGCGGCGGCGCGGGCCTTCGCGCTGACCCCCGACGACGCGGCGGCGAAGGCCGAGCTCGAGCGGCTCGCGGTGGATTCGGACGCCTGGGAAGAGCTCCTGGACGTCTACCAGCGGCAGCTGGACGGAGCGCGAGAGGCGCCCCAGCAACGGGTGTGGCTGCGCCAGCTCGCGGAGCTGGCCGGAAACCGCCTGCGGCGCCCCGAGCTGGCCGAGCAGTTCTATCGGCGACTTCTCGCCGCCAGCCCCGAGGATCGTGGCTGCCTGGCTGCGCTCGAGCAGATCTATAGCTCGACGCAGCGGTGGGTGGAGCTCGTGGAGGTTTGCGAGCGACAGGCCGCCGCGGAGACGGCGGTGCGGACGCGCGTGGACCTCCTTTTCAAGGTGGCCTACCTGCAGGAGGAGCGACTCGGCGACCCGCTGGCGGCGATCCGGACCTACCAGGCCATCGCGGCGGTGGATCCCGCGAACCTGCGGGCCCTCAAGGCGCTCGAGCGGCTGCACCAGGTCCGGGGGAGCTGGCCCGAGCTCGTCGAGGTACTCGGGCGGGAGCTCGAACACGCGACCGGCAAGGACGCCAAGGTGGATCTCCACTACCGCATGGGGGAGATCCTGGCCAACAGCCTCGGGGACCGGGCCAAGGCGATCCAGGCCTACGCCGAGGCGCTGGCGCTCGACCCCGTGCACAGGGGGACGGTTGTGGCGCTCGAGGCGCAGCTCGGGGCGCCCGGCGACCACCAGGTGATCGTCGCGCGGCTTCTGCGCCCGTTCTACGACCGTACCGAGGAGTGGCCGAAGCTCGTGCGCGTGGTCCAGACCCTCCTCGAGGGGGAGCGGGATCCGGCAGAGCGCTTGAATCTGCTGAAGCGTCTGCAATCGCTCTACACGCGGCGGCTGGATCAGCCCGAGGGGGCCTTCGAGATGGGCCTCGAGATCCTCGTGCTGGATCCCGCGGACACCGAGAACCGACGGGAGCTCGCCGCGCTGGCGGACCGCCTGGGACGCCACGAAGCGCACGCGCTGGCCCTCGCGGAGGTCCTCGCGACGCTGGACGCGCAGCGGTCGGCGCTGGAGTTGCCGCTGCGCTGGGAGCTCGCCCAGGTCTTCGACGACAAGCTCGGCAAGCCGGAGCGGGCGGAGCCCGAGCTACGGCGCATCCTCGTCCTGCACCCGATTGACGCCGCGGCCTCGACGCAGCTCGAGCGGATCCTGCGGGACGGCGCCCGGTGGGGCGAGGTACGTGACCTGCTCCATCAGCGGCTGGAGGTCGCCGAGGCGCTTGCGGCGCGGCGAGAGATCCTGATCCAGCTCTGCGCGCTCAACGAAGATGCCCTGGGTGACACGGACGCGGCGATCGGCACCTACGAGGCGCTGCTGCGACTGAGCCCCGACCACGCGCCGGCGCTGCGCGCCCTCCAGCGGCTGTATCGCGAGGCGGGACGATGGTCCGAGCTGGACGAGCTCCTGGGGCGGGAAACAGAGCTGGCCAGCGATCCGCAGGTAATCGACGAGCTGCGCTTCCGTCGCGCGGAGGTGCGCGTGACCAAGCTCGGGAACGCGGCCGGCGCGGTGGAACTGCTGGAGGCGGTGCTGGCCCGGGACCCGGAGCACGACGGCACGCTCGCCCTGTTAGAGGGCTTGCTCGGCGAGCCTGGCCTCGAGGAGCGCGTGGCGCGCGCGCTGGAGCGGGCCTTCGAGCATCGCAAGGAATGGGAGAAGCTGGTGGCGGTCCTGCTGCTCCGGCGAGGGCTTTCTGCCGACCGGCACGAGGTGCTCGAGCTGCTCGCACGCGCCGCGGCTCTGCAAGAGGACCAGCTCGGCAACCACGAGGCGGCGTTCGCCACGCTGCAGCAGGCCGTGCTGCTGGAGCCGACCCGGCCGGAGTTCCGGCAGGGCGTGGACCGGCTGGCAACGCAGCTCGGGCGCTTCGAAGAGGCCGCCGAGACCTGGCGCAAGAGCGTGGAGCTCGTCCCCGTCGAGGACCTGACCCTGCGCGGCGAGCTGCTCGCCAGTCTCGGCTATCTGGAGGAGGAGCGGCTCGGACAGCCCGACCGCGCGCGCGCCACCTTCGAGCGGCTCCTGGCCCTGGATCCCGACCACCTGCCCACCGCGCAGCCGGCTGCGGCGGCGCTCGTGCGGCTCTACGAGCGAAGCGCCCAGTGGGTGCGACTCGTGGAGGTGCTCGGCATGCAGCTCCGCTGGGCGGAGGACGCGGCCACGCGCTGCGAGCTCCTCCAGCGGATGGCCCAGGTCCAGGAGGAGATGCAGCGGGACCCGGATCGGGCCATCGAGACGTATCGGCAGCTCCTCGACGAGGATCCCGCGAACGAGCGGGCGCTGGACGCGCTCGAGCGGCTCTATACGGCCGCGCACCGCTACCGGGATCTGATCGAGATTCTGCGCCGGCGGGTGGAGCGAGCCTCCCCCGAGGCCCGACGCGGGCTGTGGGTGCGGATCGCCGAACTCTGGGAGCACCAGCTCGGCGACCGTGATGAAGCGACCGCGGCCTACCTGACCATCCTGGACGCGTTTCCGACGGACGTGCCGAGCCTGTCGGCCCTGGCTCGCCTCTACCGCGTCGCGCAAGGGTGGCTCGACCTGCTCGAGATGATCGAGCGACTGATTCCGCTGGTGCCGGAGGAGGAGCGGCTCGCGCTGCACCTGCAGGCGGCGGCGCTGCAGCACCGGGAGCTCGCGAACCCGGGTGCGGCCATCGACCGCTACCGCAAGATCCTCGAGCTCGCCCCGGACAACGAGCCCGCAAGGCTGGCTCTCGAGGAGCTGCTCGAGGAGCCTGCGTGCGGTGCCACGGTGGCCGAGATCCTGGCCGACCTCTACGCCAGGCGCCAGCGCGTCGCGGATCTGATCCGGATCCGCGAGCTTCAGGCCCAGCGCGCCGAGCACGGCGAGCGTGTGCGCATGCTCCGCAGCGTCGCCGCCATCTACGAGGAGCAGCTCGAGGATCTGCCGCGCGCCTTCGAGGCGTATCAGCGGGCCCTGCGCGCGAGCGTGTCGGAGGGAGAGCTCCCCGCCGCGGTGCGTGAGGTCAGGCGACTAGGCTCGCAACTCGAGCGCTGGTCGGAGCTCGTGGAGGTGGTGGAGGGGATCCTCCCCGAGGTGCTCGACGCGGAGCTCCAGCGGGAGCTGCGCCTCGAGGTGGCCGCGCTGGCGCGAGACCGCCTGGGGGATTCGGCGCGCGCGAGGCAGCACTTCTTGCAGGTACTCGAGTCCGAGCCGGGGCACGCGGGGGCGCTCACCTCCCTCGAGGAGCTCTATCAGGCGCAGGGGCAGTGGGAGGCGCTCTACGAGGTCCTGCAGCGAAAGCTGGAGCTCGAGGCCGGCTCGGAGGCGCGGATCGAGCTGCTGCTCCGGGCGGCCGTCCTCTGTCGTGACGCGCTCTCGCGCCCCTCGGCGGCTATCGCGGAGTACGAGCGGGTGCTGGAGCTCGAGCCCAACCACTCGGGGGCGCTCGAGGCCCTGGATCCGCTCTACGCCGGAGAAGGGCGCTGGCAAGACCTGGCCGCCCTGCTCGAACGCCGGATCCCTCGTGCCACCGACCCGGAACGGCAGGTGGCGCTCACGTTGCGGCTCGCGAAGCTGCGCGCCGAGGAGCTCGCAGACCCGGCGCAGGCCCTGCGGGCCTACCGCGACGTCTTGCGCCTCGACCCCGACCGGGGCCCGGCCGTGGCGGCGGTGGAGGCCTACCTCGAGGACGCCGAGCTGCGTGCCGAGGCGGCGCGCGTCCTGGAGCCCCTCTACGCCGCGCGGCAGCAGTGGCCGAGCCTGATCCGGATCTACGAGATCCGGCTCGCGGCGGCGGAGGATGCCGAAGCACGCCTCGCGCTCGCGACCCGCGTGGCGCAGCTCTACGAGGAGCAGCTCGAGGACCTGGATGGCGCCTTCGTCTGGTACGGCAAGGTCTTTCTCGATCGTCCGGAGGACCATTCGCTACGCGACCAGCTCATTCGCCTGGCCGGGATCCTGGACCGCTGGCGTGAGCTCGCGGAGGTCTTCGGGCGGTATCTCGAGCAGGTCGAGCATCCCACCGACCATAGCCGCACCATTACCTTGCTGGTGGGGATGATCTTTGAGGAGCGCCTGCAGGAGTGGGAGCCGGCGCGCGATTTCTATCAGCGGATGTGGCGGCACGACCGCACGGACGTGGAGGCCTTCGGGCAGCTCGAGCGGCTGCTCACCCGCTTCGATCGCTGGCACGAGCTCCTCGAGCTCTACCGCGAGGCTGCCGACGACGCCCTGGATCCAGGGCTGCGGCGCGAGCTGATCTTGAAGGTGGCGCGCGTCTGGGAGGAGGCGCTCGAGAACCTGCCCGAGGCGATCGAGGCCTACCGCTCGGTGCTCGAGCAGGACGAGCAGGATCCGGAGCCGCTCGCCGCGCTGGACCGCCTGTACACCCAGACGGGGCGCTTCGAGGACCTCTGCGCGCTCTTGCAGCGGCAGCTCGAGTTCGAGCGCGATCCGGTGATCCTCGTCGAGAGGAAGTACCGGCTGGGGACGATCCACGAGCAGAAGCTACGGGACCTGCCGACGGCCATCGACTTCTACGAAGAGGTCCTGGCGCGGAACCGCGACCACCTGCCTGCCATCGCGGCCCTGGAGCGGCTGGTCCTGGATCGCGACCAGCGTTTTCGCATCGCTCAGATCCTCGAGCCGGTGTACCGCGCGCAGGACGAGTGGGCCAAGCTGGTGGTGATCTACGACGCCCAGCTCGAGTTCATCGACGACCGGGATCGGCGGGTCGAGCTGCTGAAGGAGATCGCGCGCCTGCACGAGGAGCGGGGGGGCTTCGTGGAGCTGGCCTTCCGGGCGCTGGCGCGGGCCTTCGAGGAGCAGTTCGGCGACGAAGGGCTCCTGGCGGGGCTCGAGCGGCTGGCGGCTCGGCTCGGGAACTGGGGCGAGCTGGTCGCGCTGCTCGATCGGGGAGCGGCGGGCGATCACGACGCGGAGCTGCGGGCGCAGATCCACGCGCGCTCGGCGGAGCTGCGCGAAGCGTACCTCGGGGACAAGGTACAGGCGGTGGAGGCGTGGCGGCGGGTGCTCGCGGTGCGCGAAGAGGATACGCGGGCGCTCGACGAGCTCGTCCGACTCCTCGACGAGCTGGAGCGCTACGACGAGCTGGTGGAGATCCTGGCCCGGAAGGCCGACGTCACCGTCGACGGTGCGGCGCAGCGGGCGGTGTTCGCGCGTCAGGCGGAGGTGTTCGAGCAGAAGCTGAGCAGCCCCGAGCGGGCGATCGAGGCCTGGCAGAAGGCGCTGGCGATCGAAGAGGACTGGCCGGCGCTGGAGGCGCTCGACCGGCTCCACACGGTGACGGGGAACTGGGCGCGGCTCGTGGAGATCTGCAGGCGGAAGCTCGAGCTCGGGGGACGGCCCGAGGAGGAGCGAGGACTGCTCCTCCGGATGGCAGAGACCTACGAGACGCGCCTCGCGCAGCCTGCGGAGGCCATCTCCTCCTACGCCACGCTCGTCCAGCGCGACCCGGCGGATCGCGGCGCGCTGGAGGCGCTGGACCGCCTCTACACCCAGGAGCGGCAGTGGGTGGAGCTTCTGGAGATCCTGGACCTGAAGACGGGTCTCGCCGGCCCGTCGGCGGAGGCGTCGGGGCTCACCTTCCGCGCCGGCGCGGTCCTCTGGCACGAGCTCGGGGATCCCGGGGCAGCGATCGATCGCTTTGCGACCGTGGTGGCGGCGGATCCGCACCACGAGGCGGCGCGGGACGCGCTCGAGCAGCTCCTGCAGGACGAGGGGCACCGGGGGCGCGTGGCCGACGTGCTGGAGACGCTCTACGTGCGAACCGGGGAGATGGAGCGGCTGGCCGCAGTCCTCGAGGCGCGCCTCCGCGGGACCGAGGAGGTCGGGGCGCGGCTCTCGCTCCTGCGCCGGCTGGCGGAGCTGCGAGAGCTGCAGCTGGAGGATCCGCGGGGGGCGTTCGGCGCCTATCTGAGGGCCTTCGCCGAGGAGCCGGGCGATGACCGGGTACGCGCCGAGGTGGCTCGGCTTGCGGGAAGCCTGGGGTGTCACGACGAGCGGGCAGCGGCCTACGAGGAGCGCCTGACGGGCGTCTTCGACAGCGTGCTCGGGCGTACGCTGCACCTCGAGGCGGCCGCGCTGGCGGAGGAGCGGCTTGGAGACCTGGACGCTGCGGAGCGTCACTACCGCGCGGCTCTCGAGTGCGGCGGCGACGAGCTCGTGCCGTTGCGGGCCCTGGACGCGCTGCTCACGCGCCGGGAGCGGTGGGCTCCTCTGGCCGAGGTGCTCGAGCGGCTGGCGCCGCAGGTCGGAGGTGCCACCGAACAGGCCGAGCTACTGGCGCGGCTCGGGCGCCTGCGACTGGAACAGCTCCACGAAGTGCCCGGGGCCTTCGCGGCGCTCCGCGACGCGCTGGGGCGGGATCCTGCCCACAGTCAGGCCGCGGAGGTCATGGAGCGGCTCCTGAGCCACGACGCGCATCGCGTGGCCGTGCTGGACGTGCTGGAGCCGATTTTCGAGCAGGCCCGGCGCTTCGAGAAGCTGGTCGAGCTCCTCGAGGTGCGCCTCACCACGCTCGCGGCGTCGGAGGATCGGGTGGGGCTCCTCGAGCGCATCGGCTGGATCTGCGAGCAGGAGCTCGGGCAGCCGGCGCGGGCCATGGAGGCGCTCGGTCGCGCGCTGGCCTGCGACCCGGGAAACCTTCACCTGCTCGACGAGCTCGAGGCCCTGGCCGTGCAGCTCGGTCAGTTCGCGGGGCTCGTGGAGCTTGGGCGCCAGCTGCTGGCCCAGGGACTGGAGGCAGAGGCCGCGCGCGAGCTCGGATTGAGAATGGCCTCGCTCTGTCTGGACAAAGTCAGTGATCTTGCCGGAGCGGCCGAGATGTTTCGAGACGTGCTGGAGGTGTCGCCCGCGCACCCGACGGCGCTCGGAGCGCTCGAACGTATCTATCGCGCTACGGGCGAGACGGCTCGCCTGGCCGAGGTGCTCTGGCAGCGGAGCGAGGCGGAGTACGACGTGGCGCCGAAGCGCGGGCTCCTCGCCGAGGTCGCGCGGCTCAGGGAGGCGGCGCTCGACGATCCCGCCGGGGCGATCGTGGCGTGGCGGGCGATCCTGGACCTGGATGAGGGCGATGCCGACGCGCAAGAGGCGCTGGCGCGGCTCTACGAACAGAGCAAGCAGTGGGAGCTCTTCCTCGAGGCGCTGGAGCGGCAAATCCGCTACGCGGACCAGCCCGCGCGGCAGGTGGAGCTGCGTCACCGAGCGGCCGAGGCGGCGCTGACCCATTTCGGGGACGCGGACCGCGCGGTGGACTTCTATCGCGACGTGTTGGATCTGGATCCCGACGAGCCGGTCGCCCTGGCGGCGCTGCGGCGGATCTACTCTGAGCGCGAGGACTGGAGCTCGGTGGAGGAGATCCTGCTGCGGCAGCTCGAGCAACGGCAGGGGGAGGCGGCGCAGGCCCTGCGGGTGGAGCTCGCCGACCTGGCCGAACGGCAGGGGAACCTGGAGGGGGCAGCGGAGCAACTCCAACACGTGCTGCGCGCGGATCCCACGAGCGGCGTGGCCTGGGATCGCCTGGAGGAGGTGCTGCGTCGGGCGGAGAAGTGGCGCGACGCGGTGGAGCTGCTGCGGCGCCGGGCCGAGCAGCTCAGCCTGATGGACAACGAGGAGGCTGCCACGCAGTGCCTGCTGGCCGCGGCGCGCCTTTACACCCAGCAGCTCGAGGATCCGGAGGCTGCGGCGGGGATCCTGGAGAGTCTTCTGCGGCAGAACCCCCAGCACGTGGGGGCGCTATCGGAGCTCGCGAGGATCTACGAGGCCGGACAGCAGTGGCCGCGCTGCCTGGAGATCCTCGAGCAGGCGCGGGCGCTCGGACCGCAGGCGCGCGAGGCGGCAGAGCTGGAGCACCGGTTGGGGCGCGTGCGGAAGGAGCTGGGTGAGCCGGCCGAGAGGGTGCAGGCGCACTACGAGCGCGCCCTGGAGCTTGACCCCGAGAACGCCGATGCGGCCCGGGATCTCGAGGCGCTCGCGCGGCAGCGCGGAGACTGGGCGCGCGTCGCGAGCCTGCTCGAACGGCGCGCGGAGAAGGAGGGCGCCGCGGGCCAGCTCGAGCTCTTCCGCGAGCTCGGGCGGCTGTACGCCGAGAGGCTCGGTCGGCCGGATGCCGCGGCGAAGGCTCTGTCGCGCGCGCGAGAGCTCCGACCGGACGACGCGGAGATCCTGGCGGCGCTCGCGGAGGCCCACATCGCCGCGAACCGCCTGGACGAGGCGGCTCCGCTGCTGCAGGCCCTGATCGACAAGGCGGGCAGTCGGCGCAACCGCTCGGTGGCCCGCTACCATCACTTCCTGGGGGTGATAGCCGAGCGGGGCGGTGACCTGGCCGGGGCGCGCACGGCGTACGAGCAGGCCAACCGGGTGGACAGCACGTTTGCCCCGACGCTGGTGGCCCTCGGGACGCTCTACATGGCGCACGAGGAATGGGAGGCCGCGCGGCGGATCTACCGTACGATGTTGCTGCAGAACTCGGACGAGGGGGCCGGGGTGTCGCGGTCGGAGGTCTTCTATCGCCTGGGGCGCGTGCACGCGGCGCTGGGCGAGACGAGCAAGGCGCTGGGCATGTACGAGCGGGGTCTGGAGGCCGAACCCGGCCGCGCGGACCTGCAGGCCGCCATCGCGGAGCTCAAGGGGAGATAG